The sequence ACTTGATGGCCTTGCTGCCCAGCAGGCCGGGCGCCTCGGCTGTCAGCCACTGGTACAGCGGATGGGCCGCCGCGCCATTCACGTCGATCTTGGACATCATCGGAAAGCTCACGCCGTAGTTGACCTGGCAGAAGGTGGCGATTTCGCTGTCGTTGCCGGGGTCTTGCGCGCCAAACTGGTTGCACGGAAAGCCCAGCACCACCAGGCCCTGGCCGGCATAGGTTTTGTGCAGCTCCTCCAGGCCGCCGAACTGCGGCGTGAAACCGCACTCGCTGGCGGTGTTGACGATCAGCATGACCTTGCCCCTGAATTCGGACAGGGCGATGTCCTGGCCGTTGATCTGGCGCGCTTTGAAGTCGTAAACCGTGCTCATGGGATTTCTCCTGGTGTTCATCGTTGTCGTAAGGTAGCCGCAATTTTCCGCCGGGCCGCCCCAAGGAAAATTAGCCCCCTCGGGGGGCAGCGCATTACGCGAAGCGAAAAGCGTGGGGGCTATTATTCTTTGGCCGAAGGCGCCGTGGCTGCAAGCACCGCCGCCAGCACGATCAGGCTGCCGCCCAGCAGGATGCGCGGCGTGAACTGGGCGGCCCCCAGCGCGGCGGCGGACCCGCTGGCAAACAGGATTTCGGTCAGCATCACAATCGCCGTCGCGCCGGCCGCCAGGCGTGCCGCGCCGTACTGCAGGGCCGCGTTGCTGGCCATGAAGGCCAGGCTCAGTCCCAGCAGCACCGGAATGCCGGCCGCCTGCAGCGCCGGGCCGGGCACCACCTGCAGCGACATGCCGAGCAGCGCGGCCAGCGTCGCCATCAGGCCGCTGCCGCCAAACATGGCCAGCATGCAGGTGTTGCCGGGCGCATCGGCGAATTTGCGCAGCAGGCAATTGGTGACCGCAAAACTGAAGCCGCCCGCAATGGCCAGCCAGTCGGCGGCGCCCTGCGGCAGCGGCCACGCAGAGCCAGGCGCCTTCAGCACGATCAGCACCCCGCTCATGGCCAGCAGCAGCCGAAACAGCGATGCGGCGGTCGGTTTTTCACCCAGCAGCAGCCACGCCACCAGCACCGACCAGGCCGGCATCAGGTAAAACAGCAGCACCACCCGCACCACGTCGCCCACGGTGACGGCCCAGTTGAAGCCGATATTCGTCAGGCCCGCCGCCAGGCCCAGCAGCCACAGCTGCGGATGCGCCGCAAAGCCGCGCCAGGCCTTGAACTGCACGGCCAGCAGCCCGGCCACGATCAGCAGGTACATCAGCGCCGTGGCCCACAGCGGATGCAGGCCATGGTCCTGCAGCTGGCGAAACGGCCACCAGGAAACGCCCCAGACCAGCGCATTCAAGACCAGCGCGCCGACCGCCAGCGCAGCCGTTCGCCCGTGTGCCGCGCGGGCCGGATGAAGGCCAGCCATCAGTGCGATTTGTCGCTGCGGGCAATGCTGATCAAGTGGTCGAGCTGCAGCTTGTGCTTGACGGTGTTGCTCTTGTGCCAGCGCTGGATCAGCCACATGTTGCCGGCCACCACGATGCCAAAACCCGTGATGGCGCCAAAGGCCGACAGCCCCATGCCGGTGGACAGGCTGTAGCCCGCGCCCAGGCTCAGGATGCAGGCCTGCTCGTTGAAGTTCTGCACGGCAATCGAGCGGCCCGCGCCCATCAGGTTGTGGCCCCGGTGCTGCAGCAGCGCGTTCATCGGCACCACCAGGAAGCCGCCCAGGCCGCCGAGCAAGATCAGGAAGGGCGCGGCCACCCAGACGTTGGTGATGAAGTTCATGCCGATGACCAGCACGCCCATGGCAATGCCCAGCGGCATGACCTTGGTCGCTTGGTCCAGCCGCATCCGCATCGACGCCAAAATGGCGCCGGCGGCCGTGCCAATCGCCACCACGCCCACCAGCGACGAGGCCTGCGTGGTGCTGTAGCCCAGCGCCGCAGCGCTCCAGGCCAGCACGATGTAGCGCAGGTT comes from Polaromonas naphthalenivorans CJ2 and encodes:
- a CDS encoding DMT family transporter encodes the protein MAGLHPARAAHGRTAALAVGALVLNALVWGVSWWPFRQLQDHGLHPLWATALMYLLIVAGLLAVQFKAWRGFAAHPQLWLLGLAAGLTNIGFNWAVTVGDVVRVVLLFYLMPAWSVLVAWLLLGEKPTAASLFRLLLAMSGVLIVLKAPGSAWPLPQGAADWLAIAGGFSFAVTNCLLRKFADAPGNTCMLAMFGGSGLMATLAALLGMSLQVVPGPALQAAGIPVLLGLSLAFMASNAALQYGAARLAAGATAIVMLTEILFASGSAAALGAAQFTPRILLGGSLIVLAAVLAATAPSAKE
- a CDS encoding glutathione peroxidase, whose protein sequence is MSTVYDFKARQINGQDIALSEFRGKVMLIVNTASECGFTPQFGGLEELHKTYAGQGLVVLGFPCNQFGAQDPGNDSEIATFCQVNYGVSFPMMSKIDVNGAAAHPLYQWLTAEAPGLLGSKAIKWNFTKFLVGKDGRVLKRYAPLDKPASLARDIEAALAA